One window of Camelina sativa cultivar DH55 chromosome 4, Cs, whole genome shotgun sequence genomic DNA carries:
- the LOC104781255 gene encoding aldehyde oxidase GLOX-like, translated as MVELVPYCYTPGIVLVLLRTILLFSIARADLPGTWELIVQDAGIASMHTAVTRFNTVILLDRTNIGPSRKALDRHRCRRDPNDAALKHDCYAHSVLFDLATNQIRPLMIQTDTWCSSGQFLSDGSLLQTGGDKDGLKKIRKFEPCDPNETCDWVELQDTELITGRWYATNQILPDGSVIIVGGRGTNTVEYYPPRENGAVPFQFLADVEDKQMDNLYPYVHLLPDDGGNLFVFANSRAVKYDHRINAVVKEYPPLDGGPRNYPSGGSSAMLAIQGDFATAEILICGGAQSGAFTARATDAPAHGTCGRIVATAADPVWVTEEMPFGRIMGDMVNLPTGEILIINGAHAGSQGFEMGSDPCLYPLLYRPDQLIGLRFMTLNPGTVPRMYHSTANLLPDGRILLAGSNPHYFYKFNAEFPTELRIEAFSPEYLSPDRANLRPEIREIPQIVRYGEVFDVFVTVPLPVVEIIQINWGSAPFATHSFSQGQRLVKLTVAPSVPDGVGRYMIQCTAPPNGAVSPPGYYMAFAVNQGVPSIARWIRIVS; from the coding sequence atggtagaaCTTGTCCCTTACTGTTACACTCCAGGGATCGTACTTGTACTTCTTCGAACCATTCTTCTATTCTCCATCGCACGTGCCGATTTACCAGGCACCTGGGAGCTCATTGTACAAGACGCCGGTATAGCTTCTATGCACACGGCGGTGACCCGTTTCAACACCGTCATCCTTCTTGATCGAACTAACATCGGACCGTCTAGGAAAGCTCTTGATCGTCACCGGTGCCGGAGAGACCCAAACGACGCAGCTCTTAAGCACGACTGCTACGCTCACTCGGTTCTCTTCGACCTCGCTACTAACCAGATCAGACCGCTGATGATACAAACCGATACGTGGTGCTCGTCGGGTCAGTTTTTATCCGACGGTTCGTTGCTTCAAACGGGTGGGGATAAAGACGGGCTTAAAAAGATTCGTAAATTCGAACCGTGTGACCCGAACGAAACGTGCGATTGGGTGGAGCTTCAAGATACCGAATTAATAACCGGACGCTGGTACGCTACTAACCAAATATTACCGGATGGTTCGGTTATTATCGTCGGTGGAAGAGGAACCAATACGGTTGAGTATTACCCTCCACGCGAGAACGGCGCCGTTCCGTTTCAGTTCCTTGCTGACGTGGAAGACAAACAAATGGACAACCTCTATCCGTACGTCCATCTCCTCCCTGACGACGGCGGTAACCTCTTCGTCTTCGCCAACAGTCGCGCCGTTAAATACGATCACCGGATAAACGCCGTCGTGAAAGAGTATCCACCGTTAGATGGCGGTCCGAGAAACTATCCGTCGGGTGGATCATCGGCGATGCTAGCGATCCAAGGAGATTTCGCCACGGCGGAGATACTAATCTGCGGCGGAGCTCAATCCGGGGCCTTCACAGCGCGTGCGACCGACGCTCCGGCGCACGGAACCTGCGGAAGAATCGTCGCTACAGCAGCGGATCCGGTTTGGGTGACGGAGGAGATGCCGTTCGGGAGGATCATGGGGGATATGGTGAATCTACCGACGGGAGAGATTCTGATCATAAACGGAGCTCACGCCGGAAGCCAAGGATTCGAAATGGGATCGGATCCGTGTCTTTACCCGCTTCTATACCGACCTGATCAACTGATTGGTTTACGATTCATGACATTGAACCCAGGAACCGTACCGAGAATGTACCATTCGACGGCGAATCTATTACCTGACGGTCGAATCCTTCTCGCCGGAAGTAATCCTCATTATTTCTACAAATTCAACGCCGAATTCCCAACGGAGCTACGAATCGAAGCGTTTTCTCCGGAGTATCTTTCGCCGGATCGAGCCAATCTCCGACCCGAGATCCGAGAAATCCCGCAGATCGTACGTTACGGTGAGGTCTTCGACGTGTTCGTGACGGTGCCGTTGCCGGTGGTGGAGATAATTCAGATCAATTGGGGAAGCGCGCCTTTTGCGACTCATTCGTTTTCTCAAGGTCAACGGCTGGTTAAGCTGACCGTTGCTCCGTCTGTACCTGACGGAGTTGGTCGTTATATGATTCAGTGTACGGCTCCACCTAACGGCGCCGTTTCTCCGCCTGGGTATTATATGGCGTTCGCCGTTAACCAGGGTGTTCCTAGCATTGCTCGCTGGATTCGTATAGTTTCTTGA
- the LOC104781257 gene encoding protein NRT1/ PTR FAMILY 5.7-like yields MEHNKVDTELQDSYDDQEKWVLDSSTDSRGKIPLRSRTGAWRAALFIIGIEFSERLSYFGISTNLVVYLTTILHQDLKMAVKNANYWSGVTALMPLLGGFIADAYLGRYATVLLATTVYLMGLILLTLSWFIPGLKPCHENMCVEPRKAHEIAFFIAIYLIAIGTGGHKPSLESFGADQFEDGHSQERKMKMSYFNWWNAGLCAGIFTAVTVIVYVEDQIGWGVAGIILTIVMATSFIIFLIGKPFYRYRAPSGSPLTPMLQVLVAAIAKRHLSCPSDSSFLHELTKEECTKGRLLSSTKSLKYLDKAAVIEDQNENTTTAEKQSTWRLATVTKVEEVKLLINMIPIWFFTLAFGVCATQSGTLFIKQAMIMDRQIIGTNFIVPPASLFSLVALSIIITVTIYERVLVPLLIRATGNERGISILQRIGTGMVFSLIAMIIAALVEKKRLDYAKEHHMSKTMTLSAIWLAPQFIVLGIADAFTLVGLQEYFYDQVPDSMRSLGIAFYLSVLGSASFANNLLITVSDHLAEEISGKGWFGKDLNSSRLDRFYWMLAALTGANMCFFVMVAMKYTYKSVQPSLAVVADRGDDDDVETATGTNNTSKFT; encoded by the exons atgGAGCACAACAAGGTTGATACAGAGCTTCAAGATTCATACGACGATCAAGAAAAATGGGTTCTTGATTCTTCTACCGATAGTAGAGGAAAGATTCCGCTTCGGTCTAGAACCGGAGCTTGGAGAGCTGCACTCTTCATCATTG GTATCGAATTCAGCGAGCGGCTAAGTTACTTTGGGATCTCCACGAACTTAGTGGTCTACTTGACGACCATACTTCACCAAGATCTCAAGATGGCTGTAAAAAATGCAAACTACTGGTCTGGTGTCACTGCTTTGATGCCTCTTCTTGGAGGCTTCATCGCCGATGCTTATCTCGGCCGTTATGCAACTGTCCTACTTGCAACCACCGTTTATCTTATG GGCTTGATTCTGTTAACATTATCTTGGTTTATACCGGGTTTGAAACCTTGTCACGAAAATATGTGTGTTGAGCCAAGGAAAGCCCACGAGATAGCCTTCTTCATTGCAATCTACTTGATCGCCATAGGCACTGGAGGTCATAAGCCATCCCTTGAGAGCTTTGGAGCTGACCAATTCGAAGATGGCCATTCCCAAGAACGAAAGATGAAAATGTCTTACTTTAACTGGTGGAATGCTGGTCTATGCGCTGGTATTTTTACCGCGGTGACTGTAATCGTCTATGTTGAAGACCAGATTGGTTGGGGTGTGGCTGGTATCATACTCACAATAGTTATGGCTACTTCGTTTATTATCTTCCTTATAGGTAAACCGTTTTACCGTTATAGAGCACCTTCCGGTAGCCCATTGACCCCAATGTTGCAAGTCCTTGTGGCCGCCATTGCCAAAAGACATCTTTCTTGTCCTAgtgattcttcttttcttcatgaGTTAACTAAAGAAGAGTGTACTAAAGGCCGGCTTCTCTCCAGCACAAAGAGTCTTAA ATATCTAGACAAAGCAGCGGTCATCGAGGATCAAAACGAGAACACTACTACAGCCGAGAAGCAGAGTACATGGAGACTCGCAACGGTTACAAAAGTGGAAGAAGTCAAGCTACTCATCAACATGATTCCGATCTGGTTCTTTACATTAGCCTTTGGAGTATGCGCCACTCAAAGCGGAACACTATTCATCAAACAAGCAATGATAATGGACCGACAAATCATCGGGACAAACTTCATAGTTCCTCCAGCTTCATTGTTTTCTCTCGTAGCTCTCTCCATAATCATCACCGTAACAATCTACGAGAGAGTCCTCGTGCCTCTTTTGATACGCGCCACAGGAAACGAAAGAGGCATTAGTATCTTACAAAGAATCGGGACCGGCATGGTTTTCTCCTTAATCGCCATGATCATTGCTGCTTTAGTTGAGAAGAAAAGATTGGATTATGCTAAGGAACATCACATGAGTAAGACCATGACCTTGAGTGCTATATGGTTAGCTCCTCAATTCATAGTCTTAGGAATTGCGGACGCTTTTACACTTGTGGGTCTTCAAGAATACTTCTACGACCAAGTACCAGATTCCATGAGAAGCTTAGGCATAGCGTTTTACCTCAGCGTGCTTGGATCGGCTAGCTTTGCCAACAATCTATTGATAACGGTTAGTGATCATTTAGCCGAGGAAATTTCCGGGAAGGGCTGGTTTGGTAAAGACCTTAATAGCAGCCGCTTGGACCGCTTTTACTGGATGCTAGCCGCTTTGACCGGTGCAAATATGTGCTTCTTTGTGATGGTGGCCATGAAATACACTTACAAGAGTGTGCAGCCCAGTTTGGCTGTTGTTGCTGAccgtggtgatgatgatgacgttGAGACAGCCACAGGGACTAATAACACGTCCAAGTTTACGTAA